From Notolabrus celidotus isolate fNotCel1 unplaced genomic scaffold, fNotCel1.pri scaffold_46A_arrow_ctg1, whole genome shotgun sequence, one genomic window encodes:
- the LOC117809840 gene encoding myosin-10 codes for MSHRSGQEDPERYLFVDRAVVYNPAAQADWTAKKLVWVPSERHGFEAASIREERGEEVQVELAENGKKVMINKDDVQKMNPPKFSKVEDMAELTCLN; via the coding sequence ATGTCTCATCGGAGTGGGCAAGAGGACCCGGAGCGGTACCTGTTTGTGGACCGCGCTGTCGTTTACAACCCGGCGGCGCAGGCCGACTGGACGGCCAAGAAGCTGGTGTGGGTCCCCTCGGAGCGCCATGGCTTTGAGGCAGCCAGCATCCGGGAGGAGCGCGGCGAGGAGGTGCAGGTGGAGCTGGCGGAGAACGGCAAGAAGGTGATGATCAACAAGGACGACGTCCAGAAGATGAACCCGCCCAAGTTCAGCAAGGTGGAGGACATGGCCGAGCTCACCTGCCTGAAC